The window CCGCTCTCGCGCAGGGTGGCCTTGATCAGCGAGTGCCCGGTGCGCGACATCTGCGGCCGCCCGCCGGCCGCCTCGATGACGTGCTTGAGGTGCATGCTGCATTTAACGTCGAAGACCACTGGCTCACCGGGGCGACGGCTGAGCACGTCGCGGGCGTAGAGCATCAGCTGGCGGTCGGGCCAGATGATGTTCCCCGCCGAGTCGACGACGCCGAGGCGATCCCCGTCGCCGTCGAAGGCCAGCCCGAGATCGGCACCGCTGTCACGGACGCGACCGATGAGCGTCTCCAGGTTGTGCGGCTCCGCCGGGTCCGGGTGGTGGTTGGGGAAATCGCCGTCGACCTCGCAGAAGAGCGCCTCGACCTGGCAGCCGAGGGCCTCGAAGAGGCGCGGCGCCACCGCCCCGGCCACCCCGTTGCCGGCATCCAGGACCAGGCGCAGCGGCCGCGCCGGGCGGATGTCGCCCGCGATGCGCGCCAGGTAGCGTTCCACCAGGTCCGTGCGTGTCTCCACGCAACCCTCGCCCTCGGCCAGGCAGCCGTCCTGTATGCGCCGGTAGAGCGCCGTGATGGCCTCACCGGAGAGGGTGTCGCCGGCGACCATGATCTTCAGGCCGTTGTATTCCGGCGGGTTGTGGCTGCCGGTGATCATCACCCCGGAGCCGGTCTCCAGCTCGTGGGTGGCGAAGTACATGACCGGGGTGGGGGCCTGGCCGATGTCGATGACGTCGCAGCCGGCGTCGTTCATGCCGGCCGCCACCGCCGCGGCCAGCTCGGCGCTGGAGTGGCGGCCATCGCGGCCGACCACCAAGCGGCGGACACCGCGTTCGCGCGCCTCGCTGCCCACTGCCCGCCCCACCCAGCGGACGATGTCGGCATCCAGGGTCTCGCCCACCACGCCGCGGACGTCGTAGGCACGAAAGATCGATGCGGGTACCTGCGCTGCGCTCACGGGCGCCTCCTTGTCATCGTCATCCTGCGGGGATGCCCCCGCGTCATAGCGTACCGCTGTGGCCGAAGCCACCCTCACCTCGCTCGGTGGTGGCGGAAAAGCCCGAGACGTAATCCAGCGTAACCTGCACCACCGGCTGGAAGAGCAGCTGCGCGATGCGCTCCCCCGGCGTGATCGTATACGGCTCGGTCCCGTCGTGGGCAAGGATCACCCCGATCTCCCCATGGTAGTCGGAATCGATGACCCCGATACCCTGGGCCACACGCAGACCGTGCTTGAGCGATAGCCCCGAGCGCGAGGCCACGACGCCGACCAGGCCCGGATCGTGGATGTTCACGGCCAGCCCGGTGCCGATCAGCTGCCGCCCGCGCGGCTCGAGCACCAACGGCTCGGACAGGCAGGCGCGCAGATCGATGGCCGCCGAACCGTCGGTGGCGTAATCGGGCAGCGGGATCTCGCTGCCGAGGCGTGCGTCGACGATGCGTGCTTCGATCTTACGGTGCATGGGTACTCCTCGCTGCCTCCGCGAACCCGGCGCGCTCGGCCACGATCTGCAGCAGCTCCCGGGCAAGGGCCGTCTTGGGCTGCTCGGCCAGGGCGACGCCGCCGTCGGGCCAGAGGACTTCCAGGGCGTTGTGGTCGGTATCGAACCCCTGCCCCGGACCGACGCGGTTGGCGGCGATCAGGTCGAGGTCCTTGTTGTTGAGCTTACGCCGGGCGTATTCAGCAACGCGCTCGGTCTCCGCGGCAAACCCCACCACGAAGGGGCGCGGCCTGCGCGCCGCCACGGCGCGCAGGGTATCCGGCGTCGGCTCCAGGGCCAGGGTCAGCGCGTCACCGCCTTTCTTGATCTTCTCGGGCGCCTCGTGCTCGGGCCGGTAGTCGCTCACCGCAGCGGCGGCGATGAAGCAGTCCGCCTCGTCGATCCGGCCGAGCACAGCGTCGTACATCTGCCCGGCGCGTTCGACATCGATACGCTCCACGCCCGGCGGCGTGGCCAGGGCGGCGGGCCCGGCAACCAGGATCACCCGGGCTCCAGCCTCGCGGGCGGCCGCCGCCAGCGCGAAGCCCATCCGCCCGGAGCTGCGGTTGGTCAGGTAGCGCACCGGATCCAGGGGCTCGCGGGTCGGGCCGGCGGTGATCAACACGGTGCGCCCGGCCCACGCGCCCCCCGGGGCACCGCCGGCATCGAGCAACGCCGCGGCGATGCGCGCCGGATCGGACATGCGCCCCTCGCCGAACTCACCGCAGGCCTGCTCGCCGTACTCGGGGCCGATGCACGCCACGCCCCGGCGATGCAGCACCGCCAGGTTCTCGCGGGTCGGCACCGCCTCCCACATGACGTTGTTCATGGCCGGAGCCACGGTGATCGGCGCACGGGTGGCCAGGCACAGCGCCGCCGGCAGGTCGTCTGCCCGCCCCTGAGCCAGTCGCGCCAGGAAATCGGCGGTGGCCGGCGCGACGACGATGCGATCGGGCCAGCGCGCCAGCTCGATGTGGCCCATGGCCGCCTCGGCCTCCGCGTCGAGCAGATCCGTGTGGACGCGCTGACCGGAAAGGGCCTGAAAGGTCAGCGGCGTGATGAAGCGCTGCGCGGCGGCGGTCATCGCCACACGCACTTCGGCGCCGCCGCGGCGCAGTTCGCGGACCAACTCGGCGGCCTTGTAAGCGGCGATCCCGCCGCTCACCACGAGCAGGATGCGGATGGTTCGGCTCGGCAAAGACATACGCGTATTGTCGCAGATCCGTGCAGCCAGCGCGCTACTGCGCTACACCGCTAGCGGGCGGGGTTGAATCCCGACCCGCATTCTATAGTGTCATCCCAGTGGGGACAGGGGATTAACCCGAGGAGGCACCATGAGTCGAGAGCACGCGCACGCTGAGCAGACCCAACACGACGACCATTCACCGGAGGTCGGCACCGCGCCCGCACAAGGGCAGGAGGCCGAAGGCAGCGCCCTGGGGCGAATGTTCGGGGCGACGGACGAGAACGCCTTCGACAGCTACGAGGAACTGGATGCCCACATCAAGCGCACGGAGTCCGCGGCGATGGTGCGCCTGATCGGCGCACCGGCGGCGGCCATGGTGGTCCTGCTGGGCCTGCATCTGGTCGGCGCCCACCAGCTGGCCATCGCCCTGGCCTTCCCGGTGCTTTTCATCGTGGCGATCTTCATGATGACGGCCAACATCAACCGCTACCAGGCGCGGCGCCTCAAGCGCGTACGCGACAACTGGGCAGCGGAATAGCCGCGGGGGCGTCGCCGCGCCGCGGCGGCGCCCGCCGACAATTCGTTCACACGACGCCGCCAGGGAGGGCAGTGTCATGTCGATCCGTTCGTGGCCGCGGGACGAGCGGCCCCGCGAGCGGCTCATCCAGCGCGGACCCCAGGCGCTTTCGGATGCGGAGCTGCTCGCCATTTTCCTGCGCACCGGGCGCCGCGGCCAGTCCGCGGTGGAGCTGGCCCGCGAGCTGCTCGCTGCGTTCAGCGGCCTGCGCGGCCTGCTCGAGGCCGATCGCGAGACCTTCGCCGCCCGGCCCGGACTGGGCGACGCCAAGTACGCGCAGATGCAGGCGGCCTTGGAGATCGCCCGGCGCCACTTGGGCCAAGCGTTACAGCGTGGCCCCACCCTCAGCAGCCCGGCGCAGACGCGCACCTACCTCACCGCACTGCTGCGCGACCACCCCAGCGAGGTCTTCGGCGGGCTGTTCCTGGACAACCGCCACCGGGTGATCGGCTACGAGGAACTCTTCCGCGGGACCATCGACGGCGCCAGCGTCTATCCGCGCGAGCTGGTGCGACGCGCCCTGGCCCATAACGCGGCAGCGGTGATCGTCGCCCACAACCACCCCTCGGGCGTCGCCGAGCCGAGCGCGGCGGACGAAGCCCTGACGCACCGCCTGCGCGAGGCCCTGGGACTGGTGGACGTCCGTCTACTGGATCACTTCGTGGTAGGGGACGGCGAGCCGGTCTCCCTCGCCGAGCGGGGTGTGCTTTAGCGGATGGACGAGGTGCCGCGGGGCGGGAGGCTCCGGAGCTCGACGGCTCAGGCGCTGACCGCCCCGCGCAGCTTGCCGATGGCGTTCTTTTCGAGCTGACGGATGCGCTCGGCGGACACGCCGTAGTGGTCGGCCAGTTCCTGCAGGGTCTGGCGCTCCTCCTCCAGCCAGCGGGCACGCAGGATGTGCCGGCTGCGCTCGTCGAGCTGCGCCAGCGCCTGATGCAGGGTGTCGTCCTGGTGGGTCCCCCAGTCGCTGCTCTCGACCACCTCGGCCGGGTCGAAGCGGCGGTCCTCCAGGTAGGCCACCGGGGCACGCACCTGCTCCTCCTCGTCCTCGGAGACCAGCGGGTCGAAGCCGAGGTCCTGCCCCGAGAGGCGCGACTCCATCTCGAGGACCGTCTCCGGCTGCACGCCGAGATCACGGGCCACCGCATTGACCTCGTCGCGGTTCATCCAGCCCAGCCGCTTCTTGGCACCGCGCAGGTTGAAGAACAGCTTGCGCTGCGCCTTGGTGGTGGCCACCTTGACGATGCGCCAGTTGCGCAGGATGAACTCGTGGATCTCGGCCCGGATCCAGTGGACCGCGAAGGAGACCAGGCGGACACCGACGTCCGGATCGAAGCGCTTGACGGCCTTCATCAGGCCAATGTTGCCCTCCTGGATCAGGTCGCCGAGGGCCAATCCGTAGCCCCGGTAACCCCGGGCCACGTGGACGACGAAGCGAAGGTGCGAGAGCACCAGCTGCCGCGCTGCTTCGAGATCCCCTTCGTACTGGCAGCGCCGCGCCAGCTCGTACTCCTCGTCGGCATCAAGCACCGGGATCTGGCTCACCGCCTGGATGTACGCGTCTTCGCTGCTCGTCGGCAGCGGCAGATTCGCGTTACCCGCCGTAACCAGTGCCGTGCTCATACGCGCCTTCTCCTCCAACCTGACCGAGTCTCCTCTTTTGTTTTGCCGGGTTTCGCTGCCCGCACCATTCTTGGGGCAACTGGGGTCGGGACCGGAGGATTTCAAGGGACGGCCCCGCGACCGGATGCCGCATATTATAAAGCATTCAGCGGGCCATGACGATTCACCGCGGTTCGATGGCGCTCAGGTGGCGGGCCACGGCGGTCCACGCCCCCAGTACGCCGAGGACGGCGCCGCCGAGCAGCAGGAGCAGGCCGTTGGCCACCCCCAGCCCACTGAGGGTGAACTCGGTGCCGTAGGCGGCCGCCAGCCGGCTGGCCGGCCCGGCCAGGGCCCAACGACCGAGTTCGGTGAGCACCCAGGCCAGCACCCCGCCGAGCACTCCGTAGCCGAGGCCCTCGTAGAGGAACGGCCGGCGCACGAAACCGTCCCCCCCGCCGATGAGCTTGATGATCTCGATCTCGTGGCGCCGGCTCTCGATGGTGAGGCGGATGGTGTTGCCGATGACCAGGATCACCGCCAGCGCCAGCAGCACCCCGACCGACCAGAGCGCCCGCTCGGCCAGGGTCATCATGGCGTGCAGACGCTCCACCCACTCCTGGTCGAGGCGCATGCGCACCACGGCCGGGTCGTCGGCCAGCGACTCGGCCAGCTCGGCCACCGCCCCGGGATCGAGGCCGCGGTCAGCGGTCACCACGAGCACCGGCGGTAGCGGGTTCTCGTCAAGCAACTCCAGCACGGCATCGAAGTCGGTGCCGGCCCGAAACTCCTCCAGCGCCGCATCCGGTGTCACCGGCTCCACGCCGGTCACGCCCGAGCGTTCGGCCGCCGCCTCGGCCTGCTCACGCAGAGTCTCCGGCCCGGCATCGCGGGCCAGGAAAAGCGAGATCTGCGGCGCCCCGTCTTCCCAGCCGCCGGCCACGCGCTCGGCATTTTCCAGACTGAGCATGAAGGCCGCCGGCAGCGCCAGGGCGATCCCCACCACGGCGCTGGTCAGCAGGCTGTGCAGGGGCGCCCCCTGGGTCCGCTGCAGCGCCGCCGTCAACGCCTGAGCATGGCGAAACAGATAGAGCAAGGGGCCCGCCAGCAGCTGTGCGCCGGCACCGGCGTCACTGCGCCGGCTGGCACGCACCGCCTTGCGCTGCGCGCGTGCCTCGGCCCGGCTCTGGCGACGCCGGGGCGTCGCCCCGCGCTCTGGACGACGCGCCATCAGGCTGCCTCGCGGGCCGGCCGGTCACCGACCAGCTCGCCCTGGCGCAGGGTCAGGGTGCGGCGGCCGAGGCGCTCGACCAGCTCCAGGTCGTGGCTGGCGATCAGCACCGTGGTGCCGATGCTCACGAACGAGGTAAACAACCGCATGATCTCCTCGGAGAGTCCCGGGTCCAGATTGCCGGTGGGCTCGTCGGCCAGCAGCACCGGGGGCCGGTTGACCACCGCGCGGGCGATGCCCACCCGCTGCTGTTCGCCACCGGAGAGGGCTTCAGGAGCGCTCGACTCCTTGTGCAGGAGGCCGACCTTATCCAGGGCCGCCCGGACCCGGCGCGCCGCCTCGCGGCGGGGCACGCCCGCGATCTCCAGGGGCAGGGCGACGTTGCCGAAGACGCTGCGGTCGGCCAACAGACGGTGATCCTGAAAGGTGACCCCGACCCGCTGGCGCAGCAGCGGGATCCTGCGCCGGGGCAGCTGGCCCACATCGACGCCGGCGACCACCACCCGTCCTCCGCTGGGCTGCTCCAGGCGGGGGATCAGGCGCAGCAAGGTGCTCTTGCCAGCGCCGGAGTGACCGGTGATGAAGACCAGCTCCCCCTGCCCGATCTCCAGGCTGACGCCGCGCAAGCCGTCCTGGCCAGCGCGCGGGTAGCGCTTGCTGACCCGGTCGAAGTGGATCATTCCGCGGTCAGCGCCTCCGCAAAATCGGCCGCGCGGAAGGTGCGCAGGTCCTCAACCCTCTCGCCGACGCCGATATAGCGCACCGGCACCTGCAGCCGCTCGGCCAGCGCCAGCAGCACGCCACCGCGGGCGGTACCGTCCAGCTTGGTCACGGCCAGGCCGGTGACATCCACCGCCCGGCCGAACTGCTCGGCCTGGGCCAGGGCGTTCTGGCCATTCCCGCCGTCGAGGACCAACAGGGTCTCGTGGGGCGCCTCATTGTCCTGACGGCCGAGCACGCGGCGGATCTTGCGCAGCTCCTCCATCAGGTTGTCCTGGGTGTGCAGGCGACCGGCGGTGTCGGCGATGAGCACATCCACACCCCGGGCCCGCGCCGCCTGGTGGGCGTCGTAGACCACGGAGGCCGGATCCGAGCCGGTGGGCTGGGCGATGACCGGGCAGCCAACCCGCTCGCCCCACTGCTGGAGCTGATCCACCGCAGCAGCCCGGAAGGTATCCCCGGCGGCGACCATCACCGACTGCCCCTCGCTCTGGAAGCGGGCCGCCAGCTTGCCGATGGTGGTGGTCTTGCCGGCGCCGTTGACCCCGACCGTGAGGATGACGTAAGGGCGCTTGGCCGGATCGACCTGCAGCGGCTGCTCCACCGGCTGAAGCACCTTGACGATCTCGCCGCGCAGGGCCTCGAGCACCGTCTCGCCGGAGCCACCCGCGGAGCCGCCGAGGCGCTCGACCAGCCCATCGAGCACCTTCTGCGTCGCCTCCATGCCCACGTCGGCCTGGAGCAGCCGCATCTCGAGTTCCTCGAGCAGTTCGTCGTCGAGTTCACGGCGGCCGACGAACAGCGTCGCAAGCCCTTCGGTGAGCCCGCTGCGGGTGCGCCGCAGCCCGTTGCGCAGCCGCCCCATCAACCCGGGGCGCTTCTCGGTCTTCTCGCTTTCGCTCATGGCCTTCGGCACGATTGTGGTCTCAGGGATGCCGCGGGGTTCGATGGGCAACGGCCGCCCGCGACTTGTGCTGTCGGGTATCCTACCATTGGATCGGAACCCGGCGGCGACCCGACCCAGAGGAGCCATGGCCCCGCTCAGACTGCTCACCACCCTCCTACTCTTCGGCCTGGCGTCCGCCGCGGCGGCGGACCGGATCCACCACCACGAGCTGGACAACGGCCTGACCGTCCTTGTTCAGGAGGACCACCGCGGCGGCGTGGTCGCCTCGATGCTCTGGTATCACGTCGGCTCCGGACACGAGCATCGACCGATCACCGGCATCTCCCACGCCGTCGAACACATGATGTTCAAGGGCACTGAGGTGCGCGGGACCGGCGAGTTTGCACGTCTAATCGCCCGCGAGGGCGGGCGGACCAACGCCTTCACCGCCCGCGACTTCACCGGCTACTTCCAGCTGCTGGCCGCCGACCGCCTGGAGCTGGCCCTGGAGCTCGAGGCCGAGCGCATGCACCGGCTGGTCTTCGACTCCGAGGAGTTCCAGCGCGAGATGCAGGTCATCCATGAGGAGCGCCGCCAGCGCGTGGACGACCCGCCCGAGGCCCGGGCCTTCGAGCGCTTCACCGCCACCGCGCACATGGCCAGCCCGTATCGCCACCCGATCATCGGCTGGCGCAAGGACCTGGACCGCCTGCGTCTCGAGGAGCTCGAGGCCTGGTATCAGCGTTGGTACACGCCGGGCAACGCCACCCTGGTGGTGGTCGGTGCCGTGGAACCCGAGCGGGTCTTCGAGCTGGCCGAGCGCCACTTCGGCGCGGTCCCCGCGGGCGAGGTCGAGCCGCCGCCGGAAGGGCGCGAGATCGCGACCGGCCCCGGTGAGCGGCGCATCGAGGTGCGCTTCGAGGATGCCCGCGTGCCGCTGCTCTTCCTCGGCTACAACGTCCCCTCGCTGGCCACGGCGGCCGAGCCCAGCGACGCCTACGCCCTGCTGCTCGCCGCCGAGCTGCTCGATGGCGGACGCTCCGCCCGGCTGCCCGAGGAACTGGTGCGCGGCCCCGGCCTGGCGACCAGCGCCTCAGTCGGCTACTCCCCGGTAGCACGCCTCGACACGCTGTTCTCGCTGGTGGCGAGGCCGTCCGAGGGCCACGACCTGGACGAGCTGGAATCCGCCCTGCGCGAGCAGGTTCGCCGGCTCCGCGACGATCCGGTGGAGGACTCGGAACTCGAGCGCGCCATCACCCGCCTGCTCGCGGCCGAGGTCTACGCCCAAGACGCCCCCATGGGGCGCGCCCAGCGCCTGGGCCGACTGGCCAGCACCGGGATCGGCTGGGAGGAGGCGCAGCGCTTCGAGGAGCGGGTGCGCGCGGTCACGCCGGAGGACATCCAGCGCGTCGCCCGCACCTACCTAGAACCGGAACGGCTCACCGTGGGCCGCCTGCTGCCCGGCGAGGAGGAGTGATGCGTCTGCTGGATCGATTGCGCGCCGCTGCCGTGGCCGCCACCACCCTGCTGGCCGTCCCCGCGCAGGCCGATCCGTTCGGACCTGAGGTGCAACGCTGGGACGGCCGCGAGGGGGCTGCCGTCTACTTCATCGAAGCCCGCGAACTCCCGATGGTGGACGTCCGGGTGATCCTTGACGCCGGCAGTGCCCGCGACCGCGGCACACCGGGCCTGGCCGGGCTCACCGCGCGCACCCTGGACCAGGGGGCCGGCGACATGGACGCCGGCGAACTGGCCCGCCGCCTGGAGGATGTCGGCGCGCGGCTGAACACCTCCGCCGGCCGCCACCAGGCCGAGGTCCATCTGCGCAGCCTCTCCGAAAGCGCTGCCCTGGACGCCTCAACGGAGCTGCTCGAGCAAGTGCTCGGCGCGCCGAGCTTCGACGACGCCGCCGTCGAGCGGGAGCGCAGGCGCATGCAGCAGGCCCTGCGGGCCGAGCGGCAGTCGGCCTCGCGCATCGCCCTGCGCTCGCTCTACGCGGCCATGTACGGCGATCACCCCTACGCCACTCCGGCCTCGGGCACCGAGGCGGGGCTGGACAGCCTGGACGCGGCGCGCGTGGCGGCCTTCCACGCGGAGCACTACGTCGCCGCCAACGCCAGCGTTGCCATCGTTGGTGATCTCGACCGCGAGGAGGCCGAAGCGCTGGCCGCCCGGCTCCTCGGCGCCATGGAGGCCGGCGAACCCGCGCCCTCGCTACCCGCCCCCCCGAGCGAGCCGAAAGAGACGGAGGTCCGCATCGACTTCCCCGCCTCGCAGACCGCGCTGATGATGGGCCTGCCCGCCATCGCCCGCGGCGAGGAGGAGCTGGAGTACCCGCTGCGGGTTGCCAATCACGTCCTCGGCGGCGGGGGCCTGGTCTCGCGGCTCTACCAGAGCATGCGCGAAGAGCGCGGCCTCTCCTACGCCTCTTCCTCGAGTCTCAACATCATGCCGCAGCGTGGCCCGTGGCTGATCCGTTCCACCGTCGAGGCTGGCCGCAGCGAGGAGGCCCTGGAGGTGCTGCGCGGGGAGATCGAGCGCCTGGCCCGGGACGGGCTGGACAGCGAGGAGATCGACGCGGCGGTGCGCCATCTAACCGGCGCCTTCCCGCTGAGCGTGGCGAACAACTCGGCCCTGGCCGGGCAGCTCAGCGTCCTGGCGGCCAACCGCCTGCCCGCCGATCACCTGGCGCGCTACATCCCGCGCATGGAGGCCGTCGATGAGCAGGCAATCCGCCGGGCCCTGGACGAGCGGCTGGACCTGGCGCGGATGGTCACCGTCCTGGTCGGCCCGGGGGTGGAGGACGCCGACGTGGAGATGGATCCGCCGTGAGCCGCCGACGCGGGAGCGAGCTGCGCATCATCGCCGGGCAGTGGCGGGGCCGACGCCTTCCGATCCCGGCCCAGGCCGGGGTCCGGCCGACCGGCGACCGGGTCCGCGAGACGCTGTTCAACTGGCTCGCGCCGATGCTGCCGGGGGCGCGCTGCTTGGACCTGTTCGCCGGCACCGGGGCACTGGGCCTGGAGGCGTTGTCGCGTGGCGCCGCCGAGGTGGTCCTGGTCGAGCGTGACCGGCGCATCGCCGACGGCTTGCGGGGCAACCTCACCACCCTGGCGGCGACGGGCGCCCGCATCGAGGTGGCCGACGGCGCCGACTACCTGCAGGGGCCTCCTGCAGCGCCCTTTGAGATCGTCTTCCTGGATCCGCCCTACGGCAGCGGGCTTCTGGAGGTGTGTTGCCAGCGGCTAGCCACGGCGGGATGGCTGACGCCCGGGGCGCAGATCTATATTGAAGACGATCGGAATGCGCCGACACCGGAACTGCCCGCCAGCTGGTCCGTGCACCGGGAAGGCCAGGCCGGACGCTGCCGCTTTCGGCTGCTGCGCGCGGACGGAACCAACCGAGATGAGGACTGAGGAGCCATTGATGGGCGTAACCGCCATCTACCCGGGGACCTTCGACCCGATCACCCACGGGCACACCGATCTGATCCAGCGCGGGGCGCGACTGTTCGACCGCCTGATCGTCGGCGTTGCCGCCAACCCCAGCCCCTCGAAGACCCCCACCTTCGCCGTGGAGGAACGCCTGGAGCTGGCCCGCACCGCGTTGGCCGGCGTCGACAATGTCCAGGTGGAGGCCTTCACCTCCCTGCTGGTGGACTTCGTAGCGCACCACGAGGCACAAGTCATCGTCCGGGGCCTGCGGGCCGTCTCCGATTTCGAATACGAGTTCCAGCTGGCAAGCATGAACCGCCAGCTGCGCGCCGACGTCGAGACTGTCTTCCTCACCCCGGCGGAGCAGTACGCGTTCATCTCCTCGAGCCTGGTCCGTGAGGTCGCCGCCCTGGGCGGCGATGTCTCGCGCTTCGTCCACCCGGCCGTGGCGGAGGCGCTGCGCCTGCGCGTCCGCCGCGTTCCCTGACCCGCACCCCGCGAAAAGGAGGGCGCCATGGCCTGGTCGTGGTTCAAGCCGCTGGTCTACGACAACAGCGTGCTCGAGGCGGCACAGCTGCTGCAGATCTCCGAGTACGACTTCTTCGCCCTCGCCCACTGGCACCAGTTCCGGCGCATTGCCAGGCGCGAGGACCTGGACCGTCTCTTCGGGCTGTACATGCGCGACCAGGACCGCACCCCACCGTGGGCGCGGGAACTGGCCCGGGAGATCATCGCCCGGGCCGACGAAGGGACCCTCGACCCACGGGACTACGGCGTCCGGGCCCCGGTCCCCAAGCTCGACGACCTGTTCCGGATGCTGCGCGACGTGTTCATCATCCTGCTGTTCATGACCCTGTTCGCCATCGGCCTGTGGCTGGGGCAGCCGGCGCTCTGAGCACGCTCAGCGCTGGCAGCGGGGGCAAAACCAGGTCCCGCGCTGCGCCACCCGGAGCTGGCGCAGCGCACTGGCGCAGGACGGGCAGCTGGAGCCGCCGTAGACCGACAGATCGACGGCGAAATACCCCGGCCGCCCCGCGCCGTCGGTGAAGTCGCGCAGGGTGGTGCCACCGGCCGCCAGCGCCGCCTCCAGAACCTCCCGCACGGCCCCGGCCAGGCGCTCGTACCGCACCCGCGCGATGCGCCCGGCGGCGCGATCCGGGCGGATCCCGGCACGAAAGAGCGCCTCGTTGGCGTAGATGTTCCCGACCCCGACCACCACGGTGGCATCCATCAGGAAGGCCTTCACCGCCACCCGGCGCCCCCGGGCGGCGCGGTGCAGATACGCGCCGTCGAACGCCGGCCCCAACGGTTCGGGCCCCAGGCGGGAGAGCAGCCGATGGGCCTCGGGGTCGCCCTCGCCGAGGAGCAGGCAGCCGAAACGCCGCGGGTCGGTCAGCCGCAGGGCGCGGCCGTCGTCGAGCACCAGATCGACGTGGTCATGCCGCCCGGGCGCATCGGTCGCCGCCACCAAGCGCAGGCTCCCGGACATGCCCAAGTGCAGCAGCAGCCAGGCGCCACCGGCGAGGCGGATGAGCAGGTACTTGGCGCGGCGTTCCAGGGCCACCACCGGCTCGCCGGCAACAGCGGCCTCCAGCCCGGCCGGGACGGGATAGCGCAACCGCGGCTGGCGCACCACGACGCGCTGCAGCGCCCGTCCGACCAGGTGCTCCTCCAGGCCACGGCGGATGGTCTCCACCTCGGGCAGCTCAGGCACGCGGCGTCCCCACCCGAATCACGACGACGACGGCGAGCCGCGCCGCCGCGGCGGGAGTCGATCGGCGCGCTCGGCCCGGGAGAGAT of the Halorhodospira halophila genome contains:
- the ftsX gene encoding permease-like cell division protein FtsX, which produces MARRPERGATPRRRQSRAEARAQRKAVRASRRSDAGAGAQLLAGPLLYLFRHAQALTAALQRTQGAPLHSLLTSAVVGIALALPAAFMLSLENAERVAGGWEDGAPQISLFLARDAGPETLREQAEAAAERSGVTGVEPVTPDAALEEFRAGTDFDAVLELLDENPLPPVLVVTADRGLDPGAVAELAESLADDPAVVRMRLDQEWVERLHAMMTLAERALWSVGVLLALAVILVIGNTIRLTIESRRHEIEIIKLIGGGDGFVRRPFLYEGLGYGVLGGVLAWVLTELGRWALAGPASRLAAAYGTEFTLSGLGVANGLLLLLGGAVLGVLGAWTAVARHLSAIEPR
- the ftsE gene encoding cell division ATP-binding protein FtsE codes for the protein MIHFDRVSKRYPRAGQDGLRGVSLEIGQGELVFITGHSGAGKSTLLRLIPRLEQPSGGRVVVAGVDVGQLPRRRIPLLRQRVGVTFQDHRLLADRSVFGNVALPLEIAGVPRREAARRVRAALDKVGLLHKESSAPEALSGGEQQRVGIARAVVNRPPVLLADEPTGNLDPGLSEEIMRLFTSFVSIGTTVLIASHDLELVERLGRRTLTLRQGELVGDRPAREAA
- the dut gene encoding dUTP diphosphatase; the encoded protein is MHRKIEARIVDARLGSEIPLPDYATDGSAAIDLRACLSEPLVLEPRGRQLIGTGLAVNIHDPGLVGVVASRSGLSLKHGLRVAQGIGVIDSDYHGEIGVILAHDGTEPYTITPGERIAQLLFQPVVQVTLDYVSGFSATTERGEGGFGHSGTL
- the coaBC gene encoding bifunctional phosphopantothenoylcysteine decarboxylase/phosphopantothenate--cysteine ligase CoaBC encodes the protein MSLPSRTIRILLVVSGGIAAYKAAELVRELRRGGAEVRVAMTAAAQRFITPLTFQALSGQRVHTDLLDAEAEAAMGHIELARWPDRIVVAPATADFLARLAQGRADDLPAALCLATRAPITVAPAMNNVMWEAVPTRENLAVLHRRGVACIGPEYGEQACGEFGEGRMSDPARIAAALLDAGGAPGGAWAGRTVLITAGPTREPLDPVRYLTNRSSGRMGFALAAAAREAGARVILVAGPAALATPPGVERIDVERAGQMYDAVLGRIDEADCFIAAAAVSDYRPEHEAPEKIKKGGDALTLALEPTPDTLRAVAARRPRPFVVGFAAETERVAEYARRKLNNKDLDLIAANRVGPGQGFDTDHNALEVLWPDGGVALAEQPKTALARELLQIVAERAGFAEAARSTHAP
- a CDS encoding phosphomannomutase/phosphoglucomutase, whose amino-acid sequence is MSAAQVPASIFRAYDVRGVVGETLDADIVRWVGRAVGSEARERGVRRLVVGRDGRHSSAELAAAVAAGMNDAGCDVIDIGQAPTPVMYFATHELETGSGVMITGSHNPPEYNGLKIMVAGDTLSGEAITALYRRIQDGCLAEGEGCVETRTDLVERYLARIAGDIRPARPLRLVLDAGNGVAGAVAPRLFEALGCQVEALFCEVDGDFPNHHPDPAEPHNLETLIGRVRDSGADLGLAFDGDGDRLGVVDSAGNIIWPDRQLMLYARDVLSRRPGEPVVFDVKCSMHLKHVIEAAGGRPQMSRTGHSLIKATLRESGAPLAGEMSGHTFFAERWYGFDDGLYTGARLVEIVAADGRPSAEVFAELPEGVSTPELKVHIQEGEQAELMDALVAEGRQRFTEATIHTIDGIRVEWPDGWGLIRASNTTPVLVVRFEANDADGLARIREAFEALLASVRPGLAIPAP
- the ftsY gene encoding signal recognition particle-docking protein FtsY, whose protein sequence is MSESEKTEKRPGLMGRLRNGLRRTRSGLTEGLATLFVGRRELDDELLEELEMRLLQADVGMEATQKVLDGLVERLGGSAGGSGETVLEALRGEIVKVLQPVEQPLQVDPAKRPYVILTVGVNGAGKTTTIGKLAARFQSEGQSVMVAAGDTFRAAAVDQLQQWGERVGCPVIAQPTGSDPASVVYDAHQAARARGVDVLIADTAGRLHTQDNLMEELRKIRRVLGRQDNEAPHETLLVLDGGNGQNALAQAEQFGRAVDVTGLAVTKLDGTARGGVLLALAERLQVPVRYIGVGERVEDLRTFRAADFAEALTAE
- the radC gene encoding RadC family protein, with the translated sequence MSIRSWPRDERPRERLIQRGPQALSDAELLAIFLRTGRRGQSAVELARELLAAFSGLRGLLEADRETFAARPGLGDAKYAQMQAALEIARRHLGQALQRGPTLSSPAQTRTYLTALLRDHPSEVFGGLFLDNRHRVIGYEELFRGTIDGASVYPRELVRRALAHNAAAVIVAHNHPSGVAEPSAADEALTHRLREALGLVDVRLLDHFVVGDGEPVSLAERGVL
- the rpoH gene encoding RNA polymerase sigma factor RpoH, producing MSTALVTAGNANLPLPTSSEDAYIQAVSQIPVLDADEEYELARRCQYEGDLEAARQLVLSHLRFVVHVARGYRGYGLALGDLIQEGNIGLMKAVKRFDPDVGVRLVSFAVHWIRAEIHEFILRNWRIVKVATTKAQRKLFFNLRGAKKRLGWMNRDEVNAVARDLGVQPETVLEMESRLSGQDLGFDPLVSEDEEEQVRAPVAYLEDRRFDPAEVVESSDWGTHQDDTLHQALAQLDERSRHILRARWLEEERQTLQELADHYGVSAERIRQLEKNAIGKLRGAVSA